The following coding sequences lie in one Populus trichocarpa isolate Nisqually-1 chromosome 14, P.trichocarpa_v4.1, whole genome shotgun sequence genomic window:
- the LOC7495209 gene encoding stachyose synthase: protein MAPPNDPTSPPLSIRKHDDSSDKYFDLSNGKLSVKGFPLLSEVPSNVTFAPLFSSICKPPDAPLALLQRVQALSHKGGFLGFHKEAPSDRLINSLGKFTGREFLSIFRFKTWWSTMWVGNSGSDLQMETQWVLLNVPEIRSYVIIIPVIDGSFRSALHPGTDGHVMICAESGSTKVTASSFDAIAYVHVSENPYHIMNEAYSALRVHLNTFKLLEEKAAPSLIDKFGWCTWDAFYLTVEPAGVWHGVNDFVEGGVSPRFLIIDDGWQSINFDGENPNEDAKNLVLGGTQMTARLHRLDECEKFREYKGGSLLGPRPPSFDPKKPKMLISKAIELEHAEKDRDKAIQSGVTDLSAFESKIQKLKQELDVMFCGDEKSVSTGSSGSCSCKADSYGMKAFTRDLRTKFKGLDDIYVWHALCGAWGGVRPGATHLNSKIIPCKLSAGLDGTMNDLAVVKIIEGGIGLVQPDQAGDFYDSMHSYLASVGITGVKVDVIHTLEYVSEEYGGRVELAKSYYRGLSDSLAENFKGSGLISSMEQCNDFFFLGTKQISMGRVGDDFWFQDPNGDPMGVYWLQGVHMIHCAYNSMWMGQIIQPDWDMFQSDHLCAKFHAGSRAICGGPVYVSDSVGGHDFELLKKLVYPDGTIPRCQHFALPTRDCLFRNPLFDKKTILKIWNFNKHGGVIGAFNCQGAGWDPKERRIKGYSECYKLMSGSVHVTDIEWDQKKEAAQMGEAEEYIIHLNQAEDLLLVSPESEAMQITIEPSSFEIFSFVPIKKLGTSIKFAPIGLTNMFNSGGTIQELGYFDSEAETCVKIDVKGGGNFLSYSNASPKKCFLNGAEVAFEWLDNGKLSLNLPWTEAAGGISKVAFLF from the exons ATGGCTCCCCCAAATGATCCCACTAGTCCACCACTTAGCATTCGTAAACATGATGATAGTTCAGACAAATACTTTGATTTGTCGAATGGGAAACTTAGTGTCAAGGGATTTCCATTGCTTTCTGAAGTTCCAAGCAACGTGACTTTTGCTCCCTTGTTTTCTTCTATCTGTAAACCCCCTGATGCTCCACTTGCTCTGCTCCAGCGTGTCCAAGCTCTGTCGCACAAGGGCGGATTCCTGGGTTTCCACAAAGAGGCTCCGTCAGACCGCTTAATTAACTCCCTTGGTAAGTTCACGGGTAGGGAATTTTTGTCCATCTTTAGATTCAAAACTTGGTGGTCTACCATGTGGGTGGGTAACTCTGGTTCTGATTTGCAAATGGAAACTCAATGGGTTCTCCTTAATGTTCCTGAAATAAGGTCTTATGTCATAATCATACCCGTCATTGATGGAAGTTTTAGGTCTGCTCTCCATCCTGGAACTGATGGCCATGTCATGATTTGTGCTGAGAGCGGTTCTACTAAGGTGACAGCATCATCTTTTGATGCTATCGCTTATGTTCATGTGTCTGAAAATCCTTACCATATCATGAATGAGGCCTATAGTGCACTTAGGGTCCACCTCAATACCTTCAAGCTTTTGGAAGAGAAAGCTGCCCCTTCTCTTATTGATAAATTTGGGTGGTGCACTTGGGATGCATTTTATTTAACCGTAGAGCCTGCTGGTGTATGGCATGGTGTGAATGATTTTGTTGAGGGTGGTGTCTCTCCAAGGTTTCTTATCATTGATGATGGCTGGCAAAGCATCAATTTTGATGGTGAGAATCCGAACGAGGATGCTAAAAACCTTGTTCTTGGTGGGACTCAAATGACTGCCAGGCTTCACAGGCTTGATGAATGTGAGAAGTTTAGAGAGTACAAGGGAGGGTCTCTGCTGGGTCCTCGCCCTCCTTCATTTGATCCAAAGAAACCAAAGATGCTTATCTCAAAGGCAATTGAACTCGAGCATGCTGAGAAGGATCGAGATAAGGCAATCCAATCTGGTGTTACTGACTTGTCTGCTTTTGAATCTAAAATTCAGAAGTTGAAACAAGAGCTGGATGTCATGTTCTGTGGAGATGAAAAGAGTGTTTCCACTGGGAGCTCTGGAAGTTGTTCTTGCAAGGCTGACAGTTATGGCATGAAAGCTTTCACGAGAGATTTGAGGACAAAGTTTAAAGGGTTGGATGATATTTATGTGTGGCATGCTCTCTGTGGTGCCTGGGGTGGCGTTAGGCCAGGTGCTACTCATTTGAATTCAAAGATCATTCCTTGCAAACTGTCTGCTGGTCTTGATGGGACAATGAATGATCTCGCTGTGGTTAAGATCATTGAAGGCGGTATTGGTCTTGTTCAGCCTGACCAAGCAGGAGATTTCTATGATTCTATGCACTCCTACCTTGCCAGTGTTGGCATTACAGGAGTGAAAGTAGATGTCATTCAT ACTCTTGAGTATGTGTCTGAAGAATATGGAGGCCGTGTTGAGCTTGCAAAGTCTTATTACAGGGGCCTGTCAGATTCCCTAGCAGAGAATTTCAAAGGATCTGGACTCATCTCTAGCATGGAACAATGCAATGATTTCTTCTTCCTTGGAACAAAGCAGATATCCATGGGAAGAGTAG gtgacgatttctggttcCAGGATCCAAATGGGGATCCCATGGGAGTTTACTGGTTACAAGGGGTCCATATGATCCATTGTGCCTACAACAGCATGTGGATGGGCCAGATTATACAACCTGATTGGGATATGTTCCAATCCGACCATCTGTGTGCCAAGTTTCATGCTGGGTCAAGAGCTATTTGTGGTGGACCTGTATACGTGAGTGACTCCGTCGGTGGTCATGATTTTGAACTCCTCAAGAAACTTGTGTACCCTGATGGTACCATTCCCAGGTGCCAACACTTTGCCCTGCCCACTAGGGATTGCCTCTTCAGGAACCCTCTATTTGACAAGAAAACAATTCTCAAAATTTGGAACTTCAACAAg CATGGAGGTGTGATTGGAGCCTTCAATTGCCAAGGAGCTGGATGGGACCCCAAAGAGAGAAGGATCAAGGGCTACTCAGAATGCTACAAGCTGATGTCTGGTTCTGTTCATGTTACTGATATTGAGTGGgatcaaaagaaagaagctgCTCAAATGGGTGAGGCTGAAGAGTACATAATCCATCTCAACCAGGCAGAAGATCTACTACTTGTATCACCAGAATCTGAAGCAATGCAGATCACCATCGAACCATCTTCATTTGAGATCTTCAGCTTTGTGCCCATCAAGAAGCTAGGCACCAGTATCAAATTTGCTCCTATTGGACTGACCAACATGTTTAATAGTGGTGGCACAATTCAAGAACTGGGGTATTTTGATTCTGAAGCTGAGACTTGTGTAAAGATTGATGTTAAAGGTGGGGGGAATTTCTTATCATACTCCAACGCATCTCCAAAGAAGTGTTTCTTGAATGGAGCTGAGGTGGCTTTCGAGTGGCTGGATAATGGCAAACTGAGCTTGAATCTCCCTTGGACTGAAGCCGCTGGTGGCATATCTAaagttgcttttcttttttga
- the LOC7495210 gene encoding pentatricopeptide repeat-containing protein GUN1, chloroplastic, whose product MASTPPHCSITGTTKPYHNNPYPHSHFKNHRQTHHQNPHQRWTANQRVSLTKPPLPPSSRNAPKPPATTTTTTTTHHPQIHPTFPSLQSPKSELASDFSGRRSTRFVSKLNFGRPRTTMGTRHTSVAEEALQNVIEYGKDEGALENVLLNFESRLSGSDDYIFLLRELGNRGDCKKAICCFEFAVKRERKKNEQGKLASAMISTLGRLGKVEIAKSVFEAALIEGYGNTVYAFSAIISAYGRSGYCDEAIKVFDSMKHYGLKPNLVTYNAVIDACGKGGVEFKRVVEIFDEMLRNGVQPDRITFNSLLAVCSRGGLWEAARSLSSEMLNRGIDQDIFTYNTLLDAVCKGGQMDMAFEIMSEMPAKNILPNVVTYSTMIDGYAKAGRFDDALNLFNEMKFLCISLDRVSYNTLLSIYAKLGRFQEALDVCREMENCGIRKDVVTYNALLGGYGKQCKYDEVRRVFGEMKAGRISPNLLTYSTLIDVYSKGGLYREAMDVFREFKKAGLKADVVLYSAVIDALCKNGLVESAVSLLDEMTKEGIRPNVVTYNSIIDAFGRSAITESVVDDTVQTSQLQIESLSSGVVEEATKSLLADREGNRIIKIFGQLAVEKAGQAKNCSGQEMMCILAVFHKMHELEIKPNVVTFSAILNACSRCNSFEDASMLLEELRLFDNQVYGVAHGLLMGYRENVWEQAQSLFDEVKLMDSSTASAFYNALTDMLWHFGQKRGAQLVVLEGKRRQVWENVWSDSCLDLHLMSSGAARAMVHAWLLNIRSIVFEGHELPKLLSILTGWGKHSKVVGDSTLRRAIEALLMGMGAPFRLAKCNLGRFISTGSVVAAWLRESGTLKVLVLHDHRTEQENLRFGQASNLQTLQL is encoded by the exons ATGGCGTCAACGCCACCACACTGCTCAATCACGGGAACAACTAAGCCTTATCATAACAACCCCTATCCACACAGCCATTTTAAAAACCACCGTCAAACCCACCACCAAAACCCCCATCAAAGATGGACTGCTAATCAAAGAGTCTCTCTTACCAAACCTCCCCTCCCTCCCTCATCTCGCAATGCACCAAAACCccccgccaccaccaccaccaccaccaccacccaccACCCACAAATCCACCCTACCTTCCCTTCTCTTCAATCTCCAAAATCCGAACTTGCCTCCGATTTCTCTGGTCGCCGCTCCACCCGCTTCGTTTCCAAGCTCAACTTCGGGCGACCTAGAACCACTATGGGTACTCGCCACACCTCAGTCGCCGAAGAAGCTCTCCAGAACGTAATTGAGTATGGGAAAGACGAGGGGGCTCTTGAAAACGTGTTGCTTAATTTCGAGTCTCGTCTTTCTGGGTCGGATGATTATATTTTCTTGCTTCGGGAGCTTGGTAATCGAGGAGACTGTAAAAAAGCCATTTGTTGCTTTGAATTTGCAGTGAAacgagagaggaagaagaacgaACAAGGAAAATTGGCGAGTGCCATGATTAGCACTCTTGGTAGGTTAGGTAAAGTAGAGATTGCTAAGAGTGTTTTTGAGGCTGCTCTTATTGAAGGTTATGGTAATACTGTTTATGCTTTCTCTGCTATAATCAGTGCTTATGGTAGAAGCGGTTATTGTGATGAGGCTATTAAGGTTTTTGATTCGATGAAACATTATGGTTTGAAGCCCAATTTGGTTACTTATAATGCTGTAATCGATGCGTGTGGGAAAGGGGGTGTGGAGTTTAAACGAGTAGTGGAGATTTTCGATGAAATGTTGAGAAATGGAGTGCAGCCAGATCGAATTACATTTAATTCGCTTCTTGCTGTGTGTAGTAGAGGAGGGTTGTGGGAGGCTGCGAGGAGTTTGTCCAGTGAGATGTTGAATAGAGGGATTGATCAAGATATTTTTACTTATAATACGCTTTTGGACGCCGTTTGTAAAGGTGGGCAAATGGACATGGCTTTTGAGATCATGTCTGAGATGCCTGCCAAGAATATATTGCCTAATGTTGTCACTTATAGTACCATGATTGATGGCTATGCTAAGGCTGGTAGATTTGATGATGCACttaatttgtttaatgaaaTGAAGTTTCTGTGTATAAGTTTGGATAGAGTTTCTTATAATACCTTGCTTTCTATTTATGCTAAGCTTGGTAGGTTTCAGGAAGCTTTGGATGTTTGTAGGGAGATGGAAAATTGTGGGATTAGGAAAGATGTTGTGACTTATAATGCACTTTTGGGTGGATATGGGAAACAATGCAAGTATGATGAGGTTAGAAGAGTGTTTGGAGAGATGAAAGCTGGGCGTATATCACCTAATTTACTAACTTACTCAACATTAATTGATGTGTATTCGAAAGGTGGTTTGTATAGGGAAGCAATGGATGTTTTTAGGGAGTTTAAGAAGGCTGGATTGAAGGCTGATGTTGTTCTTTATAGTGCTGTGATAGATGCCTTGTGCAAGAATGGGCTGGTGGAATCAGCTGTGTCTTTGCTCGATGAGATGACCAAGGAGGGAATTAGGCCTAATGTGGTCACTTACAATTCTATTATAGATGCATTTGGCCGGTCAGCAATCACGGAATCAGTGGTTGATGATACTGTTCAGACCAGTCAGTTGCAAATTGAATCTCTATCTTCAGGTGTTGTTGAGGAAGCTACTAAAAGTCTGTTAGCTGATAGGGAGGGCAATCGGATCATAAAGATTTTTGGGCAGCTTGCTGTTGAAAAGGCAGGTCAAGCAAAGAATTGCAGCGGACAGGAAATGATGTGCATTTTGGCAGTCTTTCACAAGATGCACGAActggaaatcaagccaaatGTGGTCACATTTTCAGCCATTTTGAATGCTTGCAG TCGTTGTAATTCCTTTGAAGATGCTTCAATGTTATTGGAGGAGCTCCGGTTATTTGATAACCAGGTTTATGGTGTGGCCCATGGACTTCTTATGGGTTATAGAGAAAATGTTTGGGAGCAAGCACAATCCCTCTTTGATGAAGTTAAATTGATGGATTCTTCAACAGCATCTGCCTTTTATAATGCCCTGACTGACATGTTATGGCACTTTGGTCAG AAAAGAGGTGCACAGCTTGTTGTGCTCGAAGGGAAACGTAGACAAGTGTGGGAGAATGTTTGGTCTGATTCTTGCTTAGATTTGCATCTAATGTCTTCCGGGGCTGCTCGAGCAATGGTTCATGCATGGTTGCTTAACATACGCTCTATAGTGTTTGAGGGTCATGAGTTGCCAAAATTATTGAG CATATTGACTGGATGGGGAAAACACAGCAAAGTAGTTGGTGACAGTACGCTAAGGCGAGCTATCGAGGCTCTACTCATGGGCATGGGTGCACCCTTTAGGTTAGCCAAATGCAACTTAGGTCGATTTATATCAACTGGATCTGTTGTTGCTGCGTGGTTGAGAGAATCCGGAACACTAAAAGTGCTTGTACTTCATGATCACAGAACGGAGCAAGAAAATTTGAGGTTTGGTCAAGCCTCAAATCTGCAAACGCTTCAATTGTAA
- the LOC7495211 gene encoding uncharacterized protein LOC7495211 yields MLLRLLLLLSVLGSSWIGWVNSHQESGEWSCESDEEIRIEAEFKPGFITLDGHADDWKDIDGLDSSLLPALDPDDDKKYTGGKMTVKALHDGNDMFFLLQVDGNYAYTKGDNKKCPSVALMFPIGDEATYHNMGGCKEGTGTCNRKTCKGHEVDIMHFSIGNAIPGRLYGGNPLDNGEGNGGDRFGHLVDLYSWNPHCRYLDGTGPSGNDSSGQNNWKGAWWHSSFNVHSGFVEEDSPYTSDSQKGTYFFEFSRPLRTMDRLQQDAQFTIGGSSKMAVAFWYPVDGNSWHGSGHYSVNCDWIPLDISPGSSMLKASTTGSSGDVASAFALLFSVVSICLSVFVGYRAATRSRNEPYEAVGNL; encoded by the exons ATGCTTCTTCGACTTCTCTTGCTACTATCGGTTCTTGGCTCGTCCTGGATCGGATGGGTCAATTCACATCAGGAATCAGGTGAGTGGAGCTGCGAGTCCGACGAAGAGATCAGAATAGAAGCCGAGTTCAAGCCTGGATTCATCACCCTCGATGGCCACGCCGATGATTGGAAAGACATTGATGGCTTGGACTCCTCACTGCTTCCTGCTCTCGACCCCGATGACGATAAAAAATACACAGGAGGAAAAATGACCGTCAAG GCCTTGCATGATGGTAACGATATGTTTTTCTTGTTGCAAGTTGATGGGAACTATGCTTATACAAAAgg TGATAACAAGAAATGCCCATCAGTTGCTCTCATGTTTCCGATTGGCGATGAAGCAACCTATCACAAT ATGGGTGGCTGCAAGGAGGGAACTGGTACTTGCAATAGGAAGACTTGCAAAGGTCATGAAGTTGATATTATGCACTTCTCAATTGGAAATGCTATCCCAGGAAGACTCTATGGTGGGAATCCATTAGACAACGGAGAAGGAAATGGAGGTGACAG GTTTGGTCATTTGGTTGATCTCTATTCTTGGAATCCACACTGTAGATACCTTGATGGCACTGGTCCTTCAG GAAATGATTCTAGTGGCCAGAATAACTGGAAGGGGGCATGGTGGCACAGTAGCTTCAATGTCCACTCAG GTTTTGTAGAGGAAGACAGTCCTTATACATCAGATAGTCAGAAGGGAACGTATTTCTTTGAATTCTCTCGGCCTTTAAGAACCATGGATCGTCTCCAACAG GATGCTCAGTTTACAATTGGTGGATCTAGCAAGATGGCTGTCGCATTCTGGTATCCAGTTGACGGGAATTCATGGCATGGATCTGGTCACTATTCTGTCAACTGTGATTGGATACCCCTGGACATCTCTCCAGGCAGTTCTATGTTAAAGGCATCTACAACAGGCAGCTCAGGAGATGTTGCCAGTGCCTTTGCCCTTCTATTCTCAGTTGTCTCTATATGTCTCTCTGTTTTTGTGGGATATAGAGCAGCAACTAGATCCAGGAATGAACCCTATGAAGCAGTGGGAAATCTTTAG